The following nucleotide sequence is from Vibrio sp. SCSIO 43136.
CAACAGGGTACGTTGGTGCGCAGGATGCTTATGGAACTCATCGATACAGCGCCCCATCAACCAATCTGACGTGGCTCGAAATCCTGCCCAAACCGTCTGGAATTTAGCTTCGTGTTTTTTAAACAGTGTTAGCGTTTCTTGATTGATGTAGGTGATTAGAAAATCTCGGTCAATCGTCACCATCGCTGTTTGAGCTTGGTCGATAGCAGAACGAAGCTGGGTAACTTCTTGCTCCTGTTGACGAAGCTCTGTTACGTCTTGCCACTCTAAGGTATTCCCTATGTACTCACCATTGCTATCCGTGATCGCACCTACATTGAGTTCCAACAGCACGCCCTTAATCTCAATCGTGGTTTTGTAGGGCATGTTAGACGGATTGGAAAGTAGCTGGCGTTGGTGAGCTGGATTGGCATGGAATGCATCGATGCAATACCCTTCAAGGAATTCTTGATCGGCTCTAAAGCCTGGCCATACCGATTGAAACAGCGCTTCATGATGTTTGAGCAGTGCCAACGACTGTTTGTTGAGATAGGTGATTTTGAAATCACGGTCAATCATCATCAACGCCGTCTGGGCGACATCGAGGGCAGAGAGCAGGTGCCCATAACTGATCGCACCTTCAGGCTCAGCTGGTGGCTTTTCGACTAAATTGTCCCGCATATTTTGCTGCGGTTCAATAAAATGGCTGGCGGCGGTTGGTTCCTTTTTGCGATTCCAAAATCCCATGGGTTCACCTCTAACTGAGCGCTTCACTGACGGATAACTGGTTGAGCTCTGACACGTCAAACAGAGTTTCCAGATTAATTAAGATGATATGGCTCTCTTTTACGGTTGCGATACCATCGATATAGTTGTCTGATAAGGTATGCGACATATTTGGCGCATGGCGGATCTCTTCTGGGTCGAGTGCGTACACCTCAGATACTGCGTCGACAATAATGCCGAGTGGTTCAGCATTTTTATCATTGAGCACTATCACAACGGTCGTGGCATTTATCACGGCTGGTGTCATGTTGAATCTCACCCGAAGATCAACGATAGGCACGTACTCTCCCCGTATCTCTAACACCCCTTTAAGAAAACCGGGGCTATTCGGTACGGGCCTAACTTTGCTCCAGCCTCGCACTTCTCGTACGTCCAAAATTGGCACGGCATACTCTTCTTCTTCGAGAATAAAACTAAGGAATTCATTCAATGCCATGCGAGTTATCCTTTCATAATTGAATCCATGTTGAGCAGTGATTCTGTGTCTAGTAGCGACATCACTTTTTCCTCAACATTGAGTAAGCCTTGAGTAAATGGGATCACACTAGAATCCCCCATAGGCGGAGTTAGTGTTTGCTCGCCTTGACTCACCACATCGGCGACAGCATCGACCACAAGTCCCATTAAGCGTTCTTTCTCTTCTTGCACATGGCGAAGTACCAATACCACTGTGGTCGGTAAATAGGTGCAGGTACCAACGTTGAAA
It contains:
- a CDS encoding chemotaxis protein CheW; this encodes MMSDTQISANADFLSFSLANELYGVDIKDVEEIRVWERPTPIPRAPKFVKGVINLRGMIVPVVDLRARFNVGTCTYLPTTVVLVLRHVQEEKERLMGLVVDAVADVVSQGEQTLTPPMGDSSVIPFTQGLLNVEEKVMSLLDTESLLNMDSIMKG
- a CDS encoding chemotaxis protein CheW; translation: MALNEFLSFILEEEEYAVPILDVREVRGWSKVRPVPNSPGFLKGVLEIRGEYVPIVDLRVRFNMTPAVINATTVVIVLNDKNAEPLGIIVDAVSEVYALDPEEIRHAPNMSHTLSDNYIDGIATVKESHIILINLETLFDVSELNQLSVSEALS